The Centroberyx gerrardi isolate f3 chromosome 8, fCenGer3.hap1.cur.20231027, whole genome shotgun sequence genomic sequence GGCTGCTGCGATAGTGTGAGGGTTTCACTTGCTGCCGGTTTATtcaagggcacacacacaccctgagacacacacacgtctgccTGTTCAGTTTCTCCAGGATTGGATAGATTGCTCTGCAGGAGCCTTGCTAGAGATGGATGCTTAGTTTGACCTGGCAGTAAGTAAAATCTATTGTTTCATTACTCCAGTCCTATGTCAGCGATGAATGCTAATATCCGAAAGTGATAGTGAAGACTGGATGCTTTGGGATTTAGTGGCAGACATCCAGGCACACCGGAATAGAGCCACGTCAGGGACTGTTTACACCAGCGGCACGTGGGATAGCTTTGCTTTGTACTTGCACAGGTACTAATTTAAGCACATCATATGCCATTACTCAACATTTTCAGTAGCTGTTTACCATGTAGATTATATTTTGCACTCCATCCTGAATCAAAGAATGTGTTAAGATTTGATGTTTAGTCAGGCTGCGTTGGATGATTTCCAAGAAGCTGTAAACACACTGCCTTTCATGATTAAAGGGCTTCTTGCAGTACAAAATTAGTTGATGTTCACATCACTGCTATCATATATTCACCATAAATAGAGAGGATAAATATGTCAGCTTTTTATCCCTTTTTGAATGACTGCCATAGCCGCTGCTCAAACTTTCCTCCTACCAAGCGAGCCTCTTTCTTGAGTATGCATGTTACTCTCTATCACTTGCTATCTGTTTTTGTTGCTCTTATTATTCTCCTTATCGtgaaacatctattttgtacaTGCCTTATCTCTCTTCTCATCCTTTTCTGAATGATGACAAGTGACAGCCATGTTCAGCACTCCCTCCTTTCATTCAGCATCTTCCTCCTCAAGCATGCTAATCAAACCCCTCAGAACAATGACACCGACAGCTATGTGTATCTTACAAACGCCACCATGCAAAGAGTGATTCGCCACGGATTATCTCCTCGCTAAGTGTAACTCACCACTAATATGTGGCTGTTATGGCGGGCTGTTTTGGCCCATGCTTTTGTTCCTGTGGTCATTATAAGATGCTTAAAGGCTGAGGACCAGGTGGTTAGGGGGGCACACAGGCCTGATCAGCTAGCATGGAGCTTAGTGACCACTGAGAGGACTTTTCCCCTGTGGGTTAGAGATCATGACTCGCAACATCTGGGGTCTGTTTGCCTTTAAAGGGGAGGCGGGGGTGGCAGATAGAAGAGCGCATCACTAGTTACCCTAAAAGAACTGTGAATAAATGCCCTTGTGGATTGTAAGAGAGGATGTTAACACAAATGTGCCCAGCTCTAATCTGTCCAAATGTTTGGTGTGCTTAGTTCAATGGTCTGTTCACGATCAGGGAATAACACGATCACAATTTATCATCGGGCAGGGACCTTTTGGCCGTTCCAAATTCTAGACTCATGACCAAAGGCGATCAGGGACTTCACTATTAGGGTCCTTATAGGTTTTGGAATGGCCTGCCTGAGCATATTAGGCTAGCCAGATCagtatcttcttttaaatctcttcttaaaacacacttttattaaCTTGCCTTTCCTGACTGAGATCCTTGTTTCAAGAGAAAGAGTGCAGGAAATATCTGGTCTTGGATATTTGCAGCAGTACTACCTTTCAGTATGTTTATGTTATGCACTTATTCTCATTGTTTATAGGTTTGCTGTTTtatgtttatctgtgttttgCTCTGACTTAATTGTTTTTAGCtgtgtcttttgtcttttcttattcttgttttattgtgttattgtaaagcactttgtaactctgttttgaaaggtgctatacaaataatgtttatcattatttactattattattacagcataTCTGATTTTAAAAGCTTAAATCTTGCTGTGTGGTCTGTCTGTACTATGTGAAAGTGCAGTAGCAAGAAGATACTATAGAAAATGATTGTGTAGTGTTATTCAGATGGCAGTGTATGCCAAGTGTTGAGCAGGCAGTAAGTAGCCTAATTACCAGTTTGTTTAGAGGAAGGGCACCCAAAGGGTTATTTGTCAAATTCAACGGCTGAGCCATAAATCTAGACACACAAAGCCAGGCAGAGTGCCAAGTTaggtttttttccccagtttgtttgttttgcaaatGTGAACACACCTGCTTCAACACTGAAAGTGAATACAGTTGGTCACAATTGACTTAAACAACACTAGAGAACTGAGAACCAACATTAGAAGACAAACATATTCACACATTACTGCTTTCAATAGAACACCAACAGCCATATTCCCTGtattcattgtgtttttgtgtcttatCTTGCAGATGAAGCCATCGACCGTACTTCTCTGGGGTCATGAGTCGTGTCTTCTCTTCACCTCTGTATAACTTGACCGCCCGGACTTCAACCCCACCCTGCCCCCACCTATGCCTACAGGACCATGGGTAGCGTCAGCAGCCTCATCAGCGGCAACAGCCTCAACAACAAACACTGCAAGGCGTCTGAATACAGGCTAAGAAAGGGAACAAACCACCACAGGAAGACAGCAGGCCGCAGCCTGGACGGGTTACTGAAGTACGGCTTCACTCAGGGTTCCTCGTCCTCCGCTCATCCCTCCAAAGGCCTCTCCCATTCCCAGTCGGGACGAAGCGAGGATTTCTTTTACATCAAGGTGAGCTCACATGCTGAAAGCACGATGTGTCagtagaaataaaaacattaaaaataaaatattactaTTTGTATAAAATGCTTTTCCTGTACCCTCCAAGGTGAGCCATAAATCCAGGTCAGTGCACCAGAAAGGAGGACCAATGGAGGACCATGCTGGTGGAGGAAACAGAGATGGGGAATCGGATGGGCGACTGCAACCCAAACTGCTGCCCATGCCGGCAAAAATGACTGAAAGGGTGAGCAAACTGCCCAGTACAGAGTTTGTTTTGTCATGCTTTtacttaaaaaataacaaaatacatCCATTAACAAGGACTGACTAAAGACCAACTACTTTACATATTTAGTTGACTTTTCTTTTCTACATCAttatcaaagtttcataaaCTGGAGCTATCCTTGAAACCATTAACAAGTCATACCGCATAACTAAAAGGGCCTTTGAAAGCCTCACAGCGAAGTTAAAGATAAACCATGCACAGCAGGTAGTTTAATAGGTAGCAGCCATTCCTCATAACCTGCGCTGAACCTTCCAAGCTTATTAATCACCCCCTCCCAGATTAATGACCTAAGAATGCCTTGATCTTCTCAGAGGAGTCATTTCTGTGCCAGGGATACGTAGGCAAACACTGAGTCTCCTTCAATAGGCCTTTATTCCccggggcagaggagaggaatagGAAGCGGttcagaaagagacagacagagagagagagaacaagagagaaaaagagagatcaaGGGGTGAAGAGAGTTcaagggatagaaagagagagatagggagagagagagaacaagagagagactaTGTGAGAGAGtaagcgagaaaaaaaaaagaaaagggaaaggcaTCCCACTTCCCAGTCATGAAGTCAGTGAGAAGGAATGCTGAGCTCACAAGCTTTACCTCTTACACTTCAGCAGTAGCTCATATTATTAATATCACAGAGAAAGGCTATTCATCTTCCCTCAGACAGCACAAGGGGGAGAGATGTGGGatgcagaggggaggagaggaggaggacagaaaggaggggaggTACGGTAGCGCTTGTGACGTTCTTGGACAGCACAGATGGGGCATGTGGAGTATAAGTTCATCTTTGAAATGAGTTTTCTCTTTTATGACAGTCTAGTGAATTTTACTTGCAACTACTGCTGTGTGGCTTTTAATACTGCCAGCTTGTAGTGAAGCAATTCTGCACGCTTCGGTGGTTCTATTTCTAATACGAAAAGACAcgattggaaaaaaaaatctatcctTTTCATTTGTGTAGGCTTCCAGCACGTGACAATATTTATCTCTGTGAAAGCCAGTCATTATGAGTTTCAAGTTTTAGAGTGTGACTCATCCTTGGCTCTTTGTATTCTCCACAAGAGCGTGCAGGAGGACTTGCTTTTTTGCTGTGCTATCAGCTAAGAGGAGCcgcactgaaaataaaaaaatagagggaaaaaaatagggaaataaaccactgtctgtctgtcatttcgCTCTTCTAGACCACTGCTGAGAAGTCATTGGTCCGTTCCACTGCCTTCAAGCCTGTGATTCCCAGGAGTACATCCTCCACGGACACAGGCCACAACAGCCTGGACCACATCCTCAGCCCTCTGGAAAAAACAAGGAGCCCAGGCACCAGACACAAGCAAGACACCTTCTCAGGTCTCACAAAGGATTACTGTATTTTGCAACTGTTTATCGATACTATGTTGCCTTAAAATGGAGTTATTAGGGacgaatgatgaatttcagatGAATTTGACATTAACATACgtcatctcctctcatttcaGGGACCCTTTCTGACTCGGGACGCAACTCTATGTCTAGCTTACCCACCCACAGCACCAGTGGCAGCCTAAGCGCTTCCACAGGCCCTGTCACTCAGACTGTTGGCAGCTCAGCCCCGGCAAACGGCCTCACCCAGGGAGTACAACTCAATTTCCCTCCATGGGTCAATGGGAATGGCGCTAACCTCGACTCTAGCCACAGGGCCGGTTTAAACGACGGAGGGCTGGCATGTAAGACTAATGGGGAGGCTGGCTCCCTACTTTCTGCAGATGAGCCAAGCCTTCTCTCTGAAACAGCAGGTGGGATCCGGTCCCCTCTCAGCACAGATGAGTCACTGATCGAGCGCTTGGAACAGAGGCTGTTGGAGAGGGAGTCTGAGCTACAGGAGCTACAGGTACCAAGCTCTCACCGGAAACAAGCATGCACTCTTACTCAAGATCAGCGCTCTTCATCAGTTGTTATACAGTAAATTGTCCGACAAATTGTGACTGAGGTTTCTTCTCCACCTTACAACAGGTGAGTtttgaggagaaggaggtggacaCCTGCCAGCTATTTGACGAGAGGCAGAGGTACTGCGCTGAGGAGATGGAAGGGCTGAAGCAGCGCTGCTCCACCAAGCTGCGACAGGTGTCCCAGAGGGCTGTGAGAACCCAGCAAGCACTGCAGCTGCAGGTCAACCAGCTCCAGGTCagctcacct encodes the following:
- the lzts1 gene encoding leucine zipper putative tumor suppressor 1; the protein is MGSVSSLISGNSLNNKHCKASEYRLRKGTNHHRKTAGRSLDGLLKYGFTQGSSSSAHPSKGLSHSQSGRSEDFFYIKVSHKSRSVHQKGGPMEDHAGGGNRDGESDGRLQPKLLPMPAKMTERTTAEKSLVRSTAFKPVIPRSTSSTDTGHNSLDHILSPLEKTRSPGTRHKQDTFSGTLSDSGRNSMSSLPTHSTSGSLSASTGPVTQTVGSSAPANGLTQGVQLNFPPWVNGNGANLDSSHRAGLNDGGLACKTNGEAGSLLSADEPSLLSETAGGIRSPLSTDESLIERLEQRLLERESELQELQVSFEEKEVDTCQLFDERQRYCAEEMEGLKQRCSTKLRQVSQRAVRTQQALQLQVNQLQAEKERLQEDVSKLSRERDLIEVRLRSYKTESTQLAPTLEETQWEVCQKTGEISLLKQQLRDCQADVNHKLNEIVSLRASVKEVTAKMEMLEKQNKDHEDKVRSRTIEVEVCQNELQRKKNEADLLREKVGKLETDIQGMKQDLALAKERRHEQNLKLEAQAQAQALERLNQGTASPAQGQGEDNRGHTSTDSLQREVERLKRQLREEKEAQERLANSFEQERQTWNKEKDRVIKYQKQLQINYLQMHKKNQDLERILKELTAELESRTELDMDVTYSSGLQTYDDVIATEI